The Motilibacter aurantiacus region GGAATGGCAGGAGCCGGCGCGGGCCGGACGGGGTGTGGCGCTCGCCACTCGTCGTCCGGCCGAGGCGCCCGGGTCGGGGACGCGGAGGCCCCGGCAACGCGGAAGGCCCGCTCCTCGATGAGGAGCGGGCCTTCCGCTCTGTAGCCCCGACGGGATTCGAACCCGCGCTACCGCCTTGAGAGGGCGGCGTGCTAGGCCGCTACACAACGGGGCCATACAGAACCCGGGACGCGAGCGCTCCGGGCGGAGCTGGGGTACCAGGACTCGAACCTAGACTAGCTGAACCAGAATCAGCCGGGCTGCCAATTACCCCATACCCCATGGAGTTGAGCCGTTCCCGGCTCGACCACGGGAAGAACTGTACCCGACGGCCGTGGCGCTACGCGAACCCCATCCCCCACCGGGGGAGCGCCGGCGCGGGTCGGCCCCCGCCGCTCCCCCCGCCCGCGGCCGGCACGAGCGCGGGTCACCGCTCCGGGCTCGGGCAGCTGCCCGCGGGCAGGAGAAGCCGGCCAGCGGCCCGGTGGGTGCCCTCAGGGCCGGGTCGCGTCGGTACGCCCGCGTGCAACCAGCGCGGGCAGCTCGGCGAGGCTCTCGATCCGCACCACGCCCTCCGGCACCGCCCGGTCCGAGCGCGCCCGGTCGAGCCAGACGCCCACCAGGCCCGCGTCCCGGGCGCCGAGCGCGTCGGTGCGCAGCCGGTCCCCCACGTACGCCGTGGTGGCCGGGTCGGCTCCCAGGGCCTCGCAGCCGGCCAGGAAGACCGCGGGGTGCGGCTTTGCCGGCAGACCGCCCTCGGCGGGGCAGATGACGACGTCGAACCGCCCGCCGAGCCCGGCCCGCTCGAGCTTGGCCAGCAGGTTGGCCGTCTCGTTGTTGCTGACGACGCCCATCGGCACCCCGAGCGAGTCGAGCACGTCCACGGTGTCGTGGAAGACCTCGACGGCGGCGTCGAAGGCCGCGCGGTAGGCGTCGAACCAGGCGTCCAGCGCCGTGTCGTCCGCGAGCTCGGGCAGCCCCAGCCACGCGACGATGTCGCGCGCGCGCTCCCGGCGCTGCCCCGCCCAGGTCAGCTCGCCGGCGAGGTAGCGCGGGTAGTGCAGGTCCTCCAGCCGCTTCCACTCGGCCACGGCGGTCTGCCGGTCCGCGCCCGGAGCGATGTCGGCCAGCCGCGCCACGAACCCGCGCTCGACCGCCCCGGTGTGGTCGAGCAGCGTGTCGTCGACGTCGAAGAGCACGGCCTCGAGCGGCCGCGCCTCCCCCTCGCTCACGCCAGCGGGTCGAGCGCGGCGCGGATGCGCGCCAGGGAGCGCTCGCGGCCGAGCAGCTCGAGCGACTCGTACATCGGCGGCATGACCTTGCGCCCGGTGAGGGCCGGGCGCAGCGGCCCGAGCGCCTTGTTGCGGGAGAGGCCCAGTCCCTCCTGCAGCGCAGCGTTCAGCGCCCCCTCGATGGGGCCGGCGGCCCACTCCTGCACGGCCTCGAGGGCCTCGAGCGCGGCCCGCAGGACGTCCGCGTTCAGCAGCTTCGCGGCGTCCGGCGCGACGGTCACGGTGTCGACGAAGAGGAACGCCAGCATCTCGGGCACCTGCTTGAGCAGGTTGACCCGCTCCTGCACGAGCGGGGTGGCAGCGGCCATCACGGCCCGCTGCTCCTCGGTGGGGGGAGACGAGACGTAGCCGTCGAGCGCGAGCTGGCGCAGTGCCCGCTCGGTGAAGTCCTCCGGGGCCAGCCGGCGGATCCACTGGCCGTTGATCGCCTCGCACTTCTTGAGGTCGAAGCGGGCCGGGTTCGCGTTGACGCGGGCGACGTCGAAGGCCTCGACCATCTCCTCCAGCGAGAAGACGTCGCGGTCCTCGGCGATCGACCAGCCCAGCAGGGCGAGGTAGTTCAGCAGCCCCTCGGGGATGAAGCCCTCGTCCCGGTAGTAGCCGATGGAGGACTCGGGGTCCCGCTTGGAGAGCTTCTTGTTGCCCTCCCCCATCACGTAGGGCAGGTGCCCGAACAGCGGCGGCTCCCCGGTGCCGACCCCGATCTCGCCGAGCGCGCGGTAGAGCGCGAGCTGGCGGGGCGTGGACGAGAGCAGGTCCTCACCGCGCAGGACGTGCGTGATGCCCATGAGCACGTCGTCGACCGGGTTCACCAGCGGGTAGAGCGGCGACCCGTCGGCACGGACGATCACGTAATCGGGGATCGAGCCCGCAGCGAAGCGCACTTCGCCGCGTACCAGATCATCGAAAGCGAGATCGGTGTCCGGCATCCGCAGGCGCAGGACCGGCTGGCGGCCCTCGGCGAGGTACGCAGCCCGCTGCTCGGCGGTCGTGTGCCGGTCGGCGTTGTCGTAGCCGAGCTTGGGGTCCTGGCCCGCCGCGCGGCGCCGCTCCTCGACCTCCTGCGGCGTGGAGAAGGACTCGTAGGCCAGCCCGGCCTCGAGCAGCCGCCGCGCGACGTCGGCGTAGACGTCCATCCGCTGGGACTGGCGGTACGGCGCATGCGGGCCGCCGACCTCCGGGCCCTCGTCCCAGTCGAGGCCGAGCCAGCGCAGCGTCTCGAGCAGGGCCTGGTAGGACTCCTCCGAGTCGCGCGCGGCGTCGGTGTCCTCGATGCGGAAGACGAACGTCCCGCCGGTGTGCCGGGCGTAGGCCCAGTTGAACAGCGCGGTCCGGACGAGCCCGACGTGCGGGTTGCCGGTCGGCGAGGGGCAGAAGCGGACTCTGACGGCCTGGTCAGTCACGGGCCACCACCCGGCTGCTCAGCGTCCCGATGCCCTCGATCGACACGACGACGTCGTCGCCGGGGACGATCGGGCCCACGCCGGCGGGAGTCCCGGTCAGGATCACGTCGCCGGGCAGCAGGGTGAACGCCGCGGACACCAGCGCCACGAGGTCGGCCACGCCGGTGAGCAGGTCGGAGGTACGCCCGTCCTGCCGGGTCTCTCCGTTGACCGTGCAGGTGATCGCCCGGTCGTCCTCCGGCGTCACGTCGGTCTCGATCCACGGCCCCAGCGGGCAGAAGGTGTCGAAGCCCTTGGCCCGGGCCCACTGCCCGTCCTTCTTCTGCAGGTCGCGGTCGGTCACGTCGTTCGCACAGGTGTAGCCGAGGATCACGTCCGCGGCGCGCTCGCGCGGCACCTCGCGGCAGAGCCGGCCGATGACGACCGCCAGCTCCGCCTCGTGGTGCACCTCGCCGTGCCCCGGCGGGAGGACGATCGCGTCGCGCGGCCCGGCCACGGACGTCGAGGGCTTGAGGAAGATCGGCGGCTCGGGCGGCGCCTCGCCCCCCATCTCGCGGGCGTGGTCGGCGTAGTTCTTGCCCACGCCGACGACCTTGCTCGGCAGCACCGGCGCGAGCAGGCGCACGTCCGAGAGCGGGGCCGGCTCACCGGCCAGCTGGAAGGGGGCGAACGGGTGCCCGGCGATGGCGGTGACCGACAGGGACGCGGGCTGCGCCGGGTCCCCGTCGATCACACCGAAGGACACCGTGTCGCCACGGGAGAACCTCGCGATGCGCACAGCGGAAGGCTAGTCGACCCGCGTGTCCGGACCACCGGCGCCGCCGATGAGTCAGCTCGCCGCCCGTCGTCACCTCCGGCGTGAGCATCGTGACCCGCATCCACAGCGTTCCCGTCGAGGTCGCCGACCAGGACGCGGCGATCCGCTTCTACCGCGACGTCCTCGGCTGGGAGGTGCGCACCGACGTCGAGCTGTGGCCCGGCGCCCGCTGGGTCGAGGTGGCACCGCCGGGCTCGCCCGTCCTCGTCGCACTGGTCGCCGAGGGCAGCGGGATCCCCGTCGGGGTGCGCTACCTGACCGACGACGCGTCGGCGGCGCA contains the following coding sequences:
- a CDS encoding HAD family hydrolase, producing the protein MSEGEARPLEAVLFDVDDTLLDHTGAVERGFVARLADIAPGADRQTAVAEWKRLEDLHYPRYLAGELTWAGQRRERARDIVAWLGLPELADDTALDAWFDAYRAAFDAAVEVFHDTVDVLDSLGVPMGVVSNNETANLLAKLERAGLGGRFDVVICPAEGGLPAKPHPAVFLAGCEALGADPATTAYVGDRLRTDALGARDAGLVGVWLDRARSDRAVPEGVVRIESLAELPALVARGRTDATRP
- the gltX gene encoding glutamate--tRNA ligase, with the protein product MTDQAVRVRFCPSPTGNPHVGLVRTALFNWAYARHTGGTFVFRIEDTDAARDSEESYQALLETLRWLGLDWDEGPEVGGPHAPYRQSQRMDVYADVARRLLEAGLAYESFSTPQEVEERRRAAGQDPKLGYDNADRHTTAEQRAAYLAEGRQPVLRLRMPDTDLAFDDLVRGEVRFAAGSIPDYVIVRADGSPLYPLVNPVDDVLMGITHVLRGEDLLSSTPRQLALYRALGEIGVGTGEPPLFGHLPYVMGEGNKKLSKRDPESSIGYYRDEGFIPEGLLNYLALLGWSIAEDRDVFSLEEMVEAFDVARVNANPARFDLKKCEAINGQWIRRLAPEDFTERALRQLALDGYVSSPPTEEQRAVMAAATPLVQERVNLLKQVPEMLAFLFVDTVTVAPDAAKLLNADVLRAALEALEAVQEWAAGPIEGALNAALQEGLGLSRNKALGPLRPALTGRKVMPPMYESLELLGRERSLARIRAALDPLA
- a CDS encoding fumarylacetoacetate hydrolase family protein, with the protein product MRIARFSRGDTVSFGVIDGDPAQPASLSVTAIAGHPFAPFQLAGEPAPLSDVRLLAPVLPSKVVGVGKNYADHAREMGGEAPPEPPIFLKPSTSVAGPRDAIVLPPGHGEVHHEAELAVVIGRLCREVPRERAADVILGYTCANDVTDRDLQKKDGQWARAKGFDTFCPLGPWIETDVTPEDDRAITCTVNGETRQDGRTSDLLTGVADLVALVSAAFTLLPGDVILTGTPAGVGPIVPGDDVVVSIEGIGTLSSRVVARD